The following proteins are encoded in a genomic region of Brachypodium distachyon strain Bd21 chromosome 1, Brachypodium_distachyon_v3.0, whole genome shotgun sequence:
- the LOC112270219 gene encoding uncharacterized protein LOC112270219, translating into MSSTPATSSQGEGGYYLMRCLKDVPTLRGDNYTEWRKKVDLAFVCAEVDWVVDTPQPPKPTEPVRDAKDDDDAWEKKKREYAPLEMSYTFENKKWLTANKKCMAFIKNTIEHAIVGSIAVCASVGEYIDRKAHRKRTWHKSAYPQDEQHGF; encoded by the exons ATGTCGTCCACGCCGGCTACGTCCAGTCAAGGAGAAG GAGGGTACTACTTGATGAGATGCCTCAAGGACGTACCAACCCTCAGGGGTGACAACTACACTGAGTGGAGAAAGAAAGTTGACCTGGCTTTTGTTTGTGCCGAGGTGGACTGGGTGGTTGACACTCCACAGCCACCAAAACCTACAGAGCCAGTCAGGGATgcaaaagatgatgatgatgcttgggagaaaaagaagagggagtatGCTCCATTAGAGATGTCATACACCTTCGAGAACAAAAAGTGGCTCACCGCCAATAAAAAGTGCATGGCTTTCATAAAGAACACAATTGAGCACGCTATTGTGGGCTCAATTGCAGTGTGTGCTTCCGTAGGGGAGTATATTGACAGAAAAGCACACAGGAAGAGGACATGGCATAAGAGTGCATATCCTCAGGATGAGCAACATGGCTTCTAA
- the LOC100834998 gene encoding ent-kaurene oxidase 2 isoform X2, whose product MEALLALLPAGGGNAMAAAAAVGGLAAAATLAAKAGVGKGHKDLTNPPPAVPGLPLIGNLHQLKEKKPHKTFAKWSDTYGPIYTIKTGSSSVAVLNSTEVAKEAMVAQFSSISTRKLPKALSILTRDKTMVATSDYGDFHKMVKRYVMAGMLGSAAQRQFRDTRNMMIDNMLSTYHTLVTDDPHAPLNFREVFKDELFCLSLIQSLGEDVSSVYVKEFGREISKEEIYQVTVVDMMMCAIEVDWRDFFPYLRWIPNKSFETRVFTAESRRTAVVQALIHQQKKRIARGEAKVCYLDFLLAENTLTDEQLAMLVWEAIIEAADTTLVTTEWAMYELAKNPEKQDRLYQEIQEVCGEETVTEDHLPRLPYLNAVFHETLRYHSPVPLVPPRFVHETTKLAGYDIPAGTEMIINLYGCNMNNKDWEEPEEWRPERFLDGRFDAADMYKSMAFGAGRRVCAGSLQATNISCTAIARFVQEFAWRLKEGDEDKVDTIQLTSYKLHPLHVYLSPRGRRE is encoded by the exons ATGGAGGCACTGCTGGCGTTGCTCCCCGCGGGCGGCGGGAACGCgatggctgcggcggcggccgtcggcggGCTGGCCGCGGCCGCGACGCTCGCGGCCAAGGCCGGCGTCGGGAAGGGCCACAAGGACCTCACCAACCCGCCCCCAG CTGTTCCTGGTTTACCTCTGATTGGAAATCTGCACCAACTGAAGGAAAAGAAGCCCCATAAAACCTTTGCAAAATGGTCTGATACTTATGGGCCGATATACACAATAAAGACTGGGTCTTCTTCTGTGGCTGTGCTCAACTCAACAGAAGTAGCCAAGGAG GCAATGGTTGCACAATTCTCATCCATATCTACTCGAAAACTACCTAAAGCATTATCAATTCTCACCCGTGATAAAACTATGGTTGCTACAAGTGACTATGGTGATTTCCACAAAATGGTGAAGCGCTATGTTATGGCAGGCATGTTGGGTTCTGCTGCTCAG AGACAATTTCGGGACACGAGAAACATGATGATCGATAACATGTTAAGTACTTATCATACGTTGGTGACTGATGACCCACATGCTCCTCTCAACTTCAGAGAAGTTTTCAAAGACGAGCTGTTCTGCTTATCCTTGATCCAG AGTTTAGGCGAGGATGTGAGTTCAGTCTACGTGAAGGAGTTTGGGAGGGAGATATCAAAGGAAGAAATCTACCAGGTCACAGTGGTTGACATGATGATGTGTGCCATTGAGGTTGACTGGAGGGACTTCTTCCCGTACCTCCGCTGGATCCCGAACAAGAGCTTTGAAACAAGAGTTTTCACCGCGGAATCTAGGCGAACTGCAGTGGTCCAAGCCTTGATCCATcaacagaagaaaagaattgcACGTGGCGAG GCAAAGGTATGCTATCTGGACTTCTTGCTGGCAGAGAACACACTGACAGATGAACAATTGGCGATGCTGGTGTGGGAGGCAATCATAGAGGCTGCAGATACTACTTTAGTGACGACCGAGTGGGCTATGTACGAGCTTGCCAAAAACCCAGAAAAACAG GATCGTCTCTACCAGGAGATCCAGGAGGTGTGCGGCGAGGAGACGGTCACCGAGGATCATCTTCCTCGCCTGCCATACCTGAACGCCGTGTTCCATGAAACACTGCGGTACCATTCTCCTGTCCCGCTTGTGCCTCCAAGGTTCGTCCATGAGACCACCAAATTGGCCGGCTACGACATCCCGGCTGGCACAGag ATGATCATCAACCTGTACGGGTGTAACATGAACAATAAGGACTgggaggagccggaggagtGGAGGCCGGAGAGGTTCCTGGACGGGAGGTTCGATGCCGCGGACATGTACAAGTCCATGGCATTCGGCGCCGGGAGGAGGGTCTGCGCCGGTAGCCTGCAGGCAACAAACATCTCGTGCACCGCCATCGCACGGTTCGTGCAGGAGTTCGCCTGGAGGCTCAAGGAGGGCGACGAGGACAAGGTGGACACCATCCAGCTCACGAGCTACAAGCTCCACCCGCTGCATGTTTACCTCTcaccgagagggaggagggagtgA
- the LOC100826923 gene encoding ent-kaurene oxidase-like 3 isoform X1, with translation MEALLAGGGLAALVGAGKGRKDCANAPPVVPGLPLIGNLHQLKEKKPHKTFAEWSDIYGPIYTINIGASSVAVLNSTEVAKEAMVAKYSSISTRKLPKALSVLTRDKTMVATSDYGDFHKKTKRYVMMGVLGYSAQRKFQNTRGMMIDNMLRTYSTLVTDDPDSPLNFRKVFRDELFCLSLIQSLGDDVGSVYVKEFGREISKEEIYQITVVDMIMCAIEVDWRDFFPYLQWVPNLSFETRVHTAESRRTSVMRALIHQQKKRIACGEARVSYLDFLLAENTLTDEQLTMLVWEEVIEAADTTLVTTEWAMYELAKNPEIQDRLYREIQDVCGDEKVTEDHLPRLPYLNAVFHETLRLHSPVPLVPPRLVHEPTRLAGYDIPTGTEIIINLYGCNMNKEDWDEPKEWKPERFLDGSFNAADMYKTMSFGAGRRVCAGSLQATNISCTAIARFVQEFAWRLKEGDEDKVDTVQLTNYKLHPLFVHLSPRGGK, from the exons ATGGAGGCGCTGCTGGCGGGAGGCGGGCTGGCGgcgctcgtcggcgccgggaAGGGCCGCAAGGACTGCGCCAATGCGCCCCCAG TTGTTCCTGGTTTACCTCTTATTGGAAATCTTCATCagttgaaagaaaagaagcccCATAAAACATTTGCAGAGTGGTCTGATATTTATGGTCCGATATACACTATAAACATTGGGGCTTCTTCTGTAGCTGTGCTCAACTCAACAGAAGTAGCAAAGGAG GCAATGGTTGCAAAATATTCATCCATATCTACTCGAAAGCTTCCTAAAGCATTGTCAGTGCTCACTCGAGATAAAACTATGGTTGCTACAAGTGACTACGGTGATTTCCACAAAAAGACAAAGCGGTATGTTATGATGGGCGTGTTGGGTTATTCTGCTCAG AGAAAATTTCAGAACACAAGAGGCATGATGATAGATAACATGTTGAGAACTTACAGTACGTTGGTGACTGATGACCCAGATTCTCCTCTGAACTTCAGAAAAGTTTTCAGGGACGAGCTATTCTGTTTGTCCTTGATCCAG AGCTTAGGTGACGATGTGGGTTCAGTCTATGTCAAGGAGTTTGGGAGGGAGATATCAAAGGAAGAAATCTACCAGATCACGGTTGTTGACATGATTATGTGTGCTATTGAGGTCGACTGGAGGGACTTCTTCCCGTACCTCCAATGGGTACCCAACCTGAGCTTTGAAACAAGAGTTCATACTGCGGAATCTAGGCGAACCTCCGTCATGCGGGCCTTGATCCATcaacagaagaaaagaattgcGTGTGGCGAG gcaagggtatcctatctGGACTTCTTGTTGGCAGAGAACACGCTGACAGACGAGCAATTGACGATGCTGGTATGGGAGGAAGTCATAGAGGCTGCAGATACCACTTTGGTCACTACCGAGTGGGCTATGTACGAGCTTGCCAAAAACCCAGAAATACAG GATCGTCTCTACCGGGAAATCCAGGATGTGTGCGGAGACGAGAAGGTCACGGAGGATCACCTGCCTCGGCTGCCGTACCTGAATGCCGTGTTCCACGAGACGCTGCGGCTCCATTCTCCTGTCCCACTGGTGCCTCCAAGGCTCGTCCATGAGCCCACCAGGCTGGCCGGCTATGACATCCCAACCGGCACAGAG ATCATCATCAATTTGTACGGGTGTAACATGAACAAGGAGGACTGGGACGAACCGAAGGAGTGGAAGCCGGAGAGGTTCTTGGACGGGAGCTTCAATGCTGCGGATATGTACAAGACCATGTCGTTCGGAGCTGGTAGGAGAGTCTGCGCCGGGAGCCTGCAAGCGACGAACATCTCTTGCACCGCCATTGCTCGGTTCGTGCAGGAGTTTGCCTGGAGGCTGAAGGAGGGCGATGAGGACAAGGTGGACACCGTCCAGCTCACCAACTACAAGCTCCACCCACTGTTTGTGCATCTCTCACCAAGAGGGGGGAAGTAA
- the LOC100834998 gene encoding ent-kaurene oxidase 2 isoform X1 has translation MESFLQAGASSGAAAATAAAVGGLVAAAAFAERLSAKRPRSQLNAPPAVPGLPLIGNLHQLKEKKPHKTFAKWSDTYGPIYTIKTGSSSVAVLNSTEVAKEAMVAQFSSISTRKLPKALSILTRDKTMVATSDYGDFHKMVKRYVMAGMLGSAAQRQFRDTRNMMIDNMLSTYHTLVTDDPHAPLNFREVFKDELFCLSLIQSLGEDVSSVYVKEFGREISKEEIYQVTVVDMMMCAIEVDWRDFFPYLRWIPNKSFETRVFTAESRRTAVVQALIHQQKKRIARGEAKVCYLDFLLAENTLTDEQLAMLVWEAIIEAADTTLVTTEWAMYELAKNPEKQDRLYQEIQEVCGEETVTEDHLPRLPYLNAVFHETLRYHSPVPLVPPRFVHETTKLAGYDIPAGTEMIINLYGCNMNNKDWEEPEEWRPERFLDGRFDAADMYKSMAFGAGRRVCAGSLQATNISCTAIARFVQEFAWRLKEGDEDKVDTIQLTSYKLHPLHVYLSPRGRRE, from the exons ATGGAGTCGTTTCTTCAGGCCGGCGCCTcgagcggcgccgcggcggcgacggcggcggcggtcggcgggctcgtcgcggcggccgcgttCGCGGAGAGGCTCAGCGCGAAGAGGCCCAGGAGCCAGCTGAACGCGCCCCCAG CTGTTCCTGGTTTACCTCTGATTGGAAATCTGCACCAACTGAAGGAAAAGAAGCCCCATAAAACCTTTGCAAAATGGTCTGATACTTATGGGCCGATATACACAATAAAGACTGGGTCTTCTTCTGTGGCTGTGCTCAACTCAACAGAAGTAGCCAAGGAG GCAATGGTTGCACAATTCTCATCCATATCTACTCGAAAACTACCTAAAGCATTATCAATTCTCACCCGTGATAAAACTATGGTTGCTACAAGTGACTATGGTGATTTCCACAAAATGGTGAAGCGCTATGTTATGGCAGGCATGTTGGGTTCTGCTGCTCAG AGACAATTTCGGGACACGAGAAACATGATGATCGATAACATGTTAAGTACTTATCATACGTTGGTGACTGATGACCCACATGCTCCTCTCAACTTCAGAGAAGTTTTCAAAGACGAGCTGTTCTGCTTATCCTTGATCCAG AGTTTAGGCGAGGATGTGAGTTCAGTCTACGTGAAGGAGTTTGGGAGGGAGATATCAAAGGAAGAAATCTACCAGGTCACAGTGGTTGACATGATGATGTGTGCCATTGAGGTTGACTGGAGGGACTTCTTCCCGTACCTCCGCTGGATCCCGAACAAGAGCTTTGAAACAAGAGTTTTCACCGCGGAATCTAGGCGAACTGCAGTGGTCCAAGCCTTGATCCATcaacagaagaaaagaattgcACGTGGCGAG GCAAAGGTATGCTATCTGGACTTCTTGCTGGCAGAGAACACACTGACAGATGAACAATTGGCGATGCTGGTGTGGGAGGCAATCATAGAGGCTGCAGATACTACTTTAGTGACGACCGAGTGGGCTATGTACGAGCTTGCCAAAAACCCAGAAAAACAG GATCGTCTCTACCAGGAGATCCAGGAGGTGTGCGGCGAGGAGACGGTCACCGAGGATCATCTTCCTCGCCTGCCATACCTGAACGCCGTGTTCCATGAAACACTGCGGTACCATTCTCCTGTCCCGCTTGTGCCTCCAAGGTTCGTCCATGAGACCACCAAATTGGCCGGCTACGACATCCCGGCTGGCACAGag ATGATCATCAACCTGTACGGGTGTAACATGAACAATAAGGACTgggaggagccggaggagtGGAGGCCGGAGAGGTTCCTGGACGGGAGGTTCGATGCCGCGGACATGTACAAGTCCATGGCATTCGGCGCCGGGAGGAGGGTCTGCGCCGGTAGCCTGCAGGCAACAAACATCTCGTGCACCGCCATCGCACGGTTCGTGCAGGAGTTCGCCTGGAGGCTCAAGGAGGGCGACGAGGACAAGGTGGACACCATCCAGCTCACGAGCTACAAGCTCCACCCGCTGCATGTTTACCTCTcaccgagagggaggagggagtgA
- the LOC100826923 gene encoding ent-kaurene oxidase-like 3 isoform X2, which translates to MEALLAAVVVGVGMGQKHLTNAPPVVPGLPLIGNLHQLKEKKPHKTFAEWSDIYGPIYTINIGASSVAVLNSTEVAKEAMVAKYSSISTRKLPKALSVLTRDKTMVATSDYGDFHKKTKRYVMMGVLGYSAQRKFQNTRGMMIDNMLRTYSTLVTDDPDSPLNFRKVFRDELFCLSLIQSLGDDVGSVYVKEFGREISKEEIYQITVVDMIMCAIEVDWRDFFPYLQWVPNLSFETRVHTAESRRTSVMRALIHQQKKRIACGEARVSYLDFLLAENTLTDEQLTMLVWEEVIEAADTTLVTTEWAMYELAKNPEIQDRLYREIQDVCGDEKVTEDHLPRLPYLNAVFHETLRLHSPVPLVPPRLVHEPTRLAGYDIPTGTEIIINLYGCNMNKEDWDEPKEWKPERFLDGSFNAADMYKTMSFGAGRRVCAGSLQATNISCTAIARFVQEFAWRLKEGDEDKVDTVQLTNYKLHPLFVHLSPRGGK; encoded by the exons ATGGAGGCGCTGCTGGCCGCCgtggtcgtcggcgtcggcatgGGGCAGAAGCACCTCACCAATGCGCCCCCAG TTGTTCCTGGTTTACCTCTTATTGGAAATCTTCATCagttgaaagaaaagaagcccCATAAAACATTTGCAGAGTGGTCTGATATTTATGGTCCGATATACACTATAAACATTGGGGCTTCTTCTGTAGCTGTGCTCAACTCAACAGAAGTAGCAAAGGAG GCAATGGTTGCAAAATATTCATCCATATCTACTCGAAAGCTTCCTAAAGCATTGTCAGTGCTCACTCGAGATAAAACTATGGTTGCTACAAGTGACTACGGTGATTTCCACAAAAAGACAAAGCGGTATGTTATGATGGGCGTGTTGGGTTATTCTGCTCAG AGAAAATTTCAGAACACAAGAGGCATGATGATAGATAACATGTTGAGAACTTACAGTACGTTGGTGACTGATGACCCAGATTCTCCTCTGAACTTCAGAAAAGTTTTCAGGGACGAGCTATTCTGTTTGTCCTTGATCCAG AGCTTAGGTGACGATGTGGGTTCAGTCTATGTCAAGGAGTTTGGGAGGGAGATATCAAAGGAAGAAATCTACCAGATCACGGTTGTTGACATGATTATGTGTGCTATTGAGGTCGACTGGAGGGACTTCTTCCCGTACCTCCAATGGGTACCCAACCTGAGCTTTGAAACAAGAGTTCATACTGCGGAATCTAGGCGAACCTCCGTCATGCGGGCCTTGATCCATcaacagaagaaaagaattgcGTGTGGCGAG gcaagggtatcctatctGGACTTCTTGTTGGCAGAGAACACGCTGACAGACGAGCAATTGACGATGCTGGTATGGGAGGAAGTCATAGAGGCTGCAGATACCACTTTGGTCACTACCGAGTGGGCTATGTACGAGCTTGCCAAAAACCCAGAAATACAG GATCGTCTCTACCGGGAAATCCAGGATGTGTGCGGAGACGAGAAGGTCACGGAGGATCACCTGCCTCGGCTGCCGTACCTGAATGCCGTGTTCCACGAGACGCTGCGGCTCCATTCTCCTGTCCCACTGGTGCCTCCAAGGCTCGTCCATGAGCCCACCAGGCTGGCCGGCTATGACATCCCAACCGGCACAGAG ATCATCATCAATTTGTACGGGTGTAACATGAACAAGGAGGACTGGGACGAACCGAAGGAGTGGAAGCCGGAGAGGTTCTTGGACGGGAGCTTCAATGCTGCGGATATGTACAAGACCATGTCGTTCGGAGCTGGTAGGAGAGTCTGCGCCGGGAGCCTGCAAGCGACGAACATCTCTTGCACCGCCATTGCTCGGTTCGTGCAGGAGTTTGCCTGGAGGCTGAAGGAGGGCGATGAGGACAAGGTGGACACCGTCCAGCTCACCAACTACAAGCTCCACCCACTGTTTGTGCATCTCTCACCAAGAGGGGGGAAGTAA
- the LOC100826923 gene encoding ent-kaurene oxidase 2 isoform X3: MYAFVLIIVAIFLSNADTIITILTHAMVAKYSSISTRKLPKALSVLTRDKTMVATSDYGDFHKKTKRYVMMGVLGYSAQRKFQNTRGMMIDNMLRTYSTLVTDDPDSPLNFRKVFRDELFCLSLIQSLGDDVGSVYVKEFGREISKEEIYQITVVDMIMCAIEVDWRDFFPYLQWVPNLSFETRVHTAESRRTSVMRALIHQQKKRIACGEARVSYLDFLLAENTLTDEQLTMLVWEEVIEAADTTLVTTEWAMYELAKNPEIQDRLYREIQDVCGDEKVTEDHLPRLPYLNAVFHETLRLHSPVPLVPPRLVHEPTRLAGYDIPTGTEIIINLYGCNMNKEDWDEPKEWKPERFLDGSFNAADMYKTMSFGAGRRVCAGSLQATNISCTAIARFVQEFAWRLKEGDEDKVDTVQLTNYKLHPLFVHLSPRGGK; the protein is encoded by the exons ATGTatgcttttgttttaattattgTTGCAATTTTCCTTTCAAATGCAGATACAATAATTACAATCTTGACACAC GCAATGGTTGCAAAATATTCATCCATATCTACTCGAAAGCTTCCTAAAGCATTGTCAGTGCTCACTCGAGATAAAACTATGGTTGCTACAAGTGACTACGGTGATTTCCACAAAAAGACAAAGCGGTATGTTATGATGGGCGTGTTGGGTTATTCTGCTCAG AGAAAATTTCAGAACACAAGAGGCATGATGATAGATAACATGTTGAGAACTTACAGTACGTTGGTGACTGATGACCCAGATTCTCCTCTGAACTTCAGAAAAGTTTTCAGGGACGAGCTATTCTGTTTGTCCTTGATCCAG AGCTTAGGTGACGATGTGGGTTCAGTCTATGTCAAGGAGTTTGGGAGGGAGATATCAAAGGAAGAAATCTACCAGATCACGGTTGTTGACATGATTATGTGTGCTATTGAGGTCGACTGGAGGGACTTCTTCCCGTACCTCCAATGGGTACCCAACCTGAGCTTTGAAACAAGAGTTCATACTGCGGAATCTAGGCGAACCTCCGTCATGCGGGCCTTGATCCATcaacagaagaaaagaattgcGTGTGGCGAG gcaagggtatcctatctGGACTTCTTGTTGGCAGAGAACACGCTGACAGACGAGCAATTGACGATGCTGGTATGGGAGGAAGTCATAGAGGCTGCAGATACCACTTTGGTCACTACCGAGTGGGCTATGTACGAGCTTGCCAAAAACCCAGAAATACAG GATCGTCTCTACCGGGAAATCCAGGATGTGTGCGGAGACGAGAAGGTCACGGAGGATCACCTGCCTCGGCTGCCGTACCTGAATGCCGTGTTCCACGAGACGCTGCGGCTCCATTCTCCTGTCCCACTGGTGCCTCCAAGGCTCGTCCATGAGCCCACCAGGCTGGCCGGCTATGACATCCCAACCGGCACAGAG ATCATCATCAATTTGTACGGGTGTAACATGAACAAGGAGGACTGGGACGAACCGAAGGAGTGGAAGCCGGAGAGGTTCTTGGACGGGAGCTTCAATGCTGCGGATATGTACAAGACCATGTCGTTCGGAGCTGGTAGGAGAGTCTGCGCCGGGAGCCTGCAAGCGACGAACATCTCTTGCACCGCCATTGCTCGGTTCGTGCAGGAGTTTGCCTGGAGGCTGAAGGAGGGCGATGAGGACAAGGTGGACACCGTCCAGCTCACCAACTACAAGCTCCACCCACTGTTTGTGCATCTCTCACCAAGAGGGGGGAAGTAA